The Monodelphis domestica isolate mMonDom1 chromosome 7, mMonDom1.pri, whole genome shotgun sequence genome window below encodes:
- the LOC100013696 gene encoding olfactory receptor 13C2, which produces MEKTNETSVTEFFLKGLSGYPRLEIIFFVLILVMYVVILLGNGILIVISILDPHLHTPMYFFLSNLSFLDICYTSTSIPSALVSFLSERKTISFSGCAVQMFLGLAMGTTECVLLGMMAFDRYVAICKPLRYPTIMSKAAYVPMAAGSWVVGGVNSLVQTVLVVRLPFCRNNVINHFTCEILAVMKLACADISGNEFTMLVATTLFILTPLLLIFVSYTLIIFSILKIHSAEGRSKAFSTCSAHLTVVIIFYGTILFMYMKPKSKESLNSDKLQATDKLISMFYGVMTPMMNPLIYSLRNKDVKQSVKHLLGRKFFSKQM; this is translated from the coding sequence atggaaaaaacaaatgaaacctCTGTGACAGAATTCTTCCTAAAGGGACTTTCTGGCTATCCCAGGCTTGAGATCATTTTCTTTGTGCTGATCCTGGTAATGTATGTGGTCATTCTTCTGGGCAATGGCATCCTCATTGTAATCAGCATCCTGGACCCCCACCTCCACACTCCCATGTACTTCTTCCTCAGTAACCTCTCTTTCCTGGACATCTGCTACACATCTACCTCTATTCCTTCAGCCCTGGTAAGCTTCTTATCTGAAAGAaaaaccatttctttttctgggtgTGCAGTGCAGATGTTCCTTGGGTTAGCCATGGGTACCACAGAGTGTGTACTCCTTGGTATGATGGCATTTGACCGCTATGTGGCCATCTGCAAACCCCTAAGGTACCCCACCATCATGAGCAAGGCTGCATATGTGCCAATGGCAGCTGGGTCATGGGTAGTGGGAGGTGTCAACTCACTGGTGCAAACGGTTCTTGTAGTCAGGTTACCTTTCTGCAGAAATAATGTCATCAATCATTTCACATGTGAAATCCTAGCTGTCATGAAACTAGCCTGTGCTGACATCTCTGGAAACGAATTTACCATGTTGGTAGCCACTACATTATTCATCTTGACTCCATTGTTGTTAATCTTTGTCTCTTACACATTAATCATCTTCAGCATTCTGAAGATTCACTCTGCTGAAGGGAGAAGCAAAGCTTTTTCTACCTGCTCAGCTCATCTGACTGTGGTAATTATATTCTATGGGACCATCCTGTTTATGTACATGAAACCCAAATCCAAAGAATCACTTAATTCAGATAAGTTGCAAGCCACAgacaaactcatttccatgttttaTGGAGTCATGACTCCTATGATGAATCCTTTAATCTATAGTCTCAGGAACAAAGACGTGAAGCAGTCAGTGAAACATCTACTAGGCAGGAAATTCTTCAGTAAACAAATGTGA